In the genome of Carnobacterium pleistocenium FTR1, one region contains:
- a CDS encoding phosphoglycerate dehydrogenase, with protein MTKKSIWLVQETTKEQLQILKELAPEYELINGWETDEKNFSLESVEIIYGWTGQQSEELLSEDKHNLKWVQGKAAGVDFLDLKKLEKNGVLLTNASGIHSIPIAESIFGMLLAYTRGIQKAVKNQQINKWEQVDSLMELHGKTIMIVGTGKIGIEVGRLAKAFNMKTIGVNRSGGSVDYMDHLIKQPNLKEQVKQADIVVNILPLTDQTHYFFNQEVFSQMKEGTLFVNVGRGPTVKTDDLIEALDDGKISFAGLDVFETEPLPEANELWTREDVLITPHIAGTAEQFKKRLFAIFEENLKAYLARETLPINLIDYNQQY; from the coding sequence ATGACTAAAAAAAGTATATGGCTAGTACAAGAAACGACCAAAGAACAACTTCAGATCTTAAAAGAACTAGCTCCGGAATATGAATTGATCAATGGATGGGAGACCGATGAAAAAAATTTCTCTTTGGAGTCTGTTGAAATTATATATGGATGGACAGGACAACAATCAGAAGAGCTGTTATCGGAGGATAAGCATAACTTGAAATGGGTACAAGGCAAAGCAGCTGGTGTCGATTTCCTTGATTTGAAAAAGCTTGAAAAAAATGGTGTATTGCTGACTAATGCAAGCGGAATACATAGCATTCCAATTGCAGAATCCATCTTTGGTATGCTATTGGCCTATACTCGGGGCATTCAAAAAGCTGTGAAAAATCAACAAATAAATAAATGGGAACAAGTAGATAGTTTAATGGAATTGCATGGTAAAACAATCATGATTGTTGGAACTGGAAAAATCGGTATCGAGGTTGGGCGTTTAGCTAAAGCTTTTAATATGAAAACAATTGGTGTGAATCGTAGTGGGGGAAGCGTTGATTATATGGACCATTTGATTAAGCAACCAAACTTAAAAGAACAAGTGAAACAAGCGGATATCGTAGTAAATATTTTACCGCTTACGGATCAAACGCACTATTTCTTCAATCAAGAAGTTTTCTCGCAAATGAAAGAGGGAACTCTCTTTGTCAATGTTGGGAGAGGGCCAACGGTTAAAACAGATGATCTAATAGAAGCTCTTGATGATGGGAAAATTTCATTTGCGGGGTTAGATGTTTTTGAAACCGAGCCCTTACCAGAAGCAAACGAGTTATGGACGAGAGAAGATGTGTTGATTACTCCTCATATTGCTGGGACTGCAGAACAATTCAAAAAAAGATTATTTGCTATCTTTGAGGAAAATCTAAAAGCTTACCTAGCTAGAGAAACATTGCCCATTAATTTAATTGATTACAATCAACAGTACTAA
- a CDS encoding transporter substrate-binding domain-containing protein, protein MGKIISFGLLTFISLNLAACGSNEVSNDSSATVPDTAWNDIKEKGTLNVATSGTLYPSSFHQADTDDLTGYEVEVIREVANRLALTIEFTEMGVDGMLTSVNSGAIDVAAMGIDRNGENADKYNYTTPYKYSFGAMVVRESDNSDIEKLEDLAGKKAAGAATTSYMKVARHYGAEEVIYDNATNDQYLQDVANGRTDVILNDFYSQKMAVAALPEIPVKVHDIFYNPSETNFAIKKGNDILTEKIDTALEEMKADGTLTELSGQFYDGDDVSEQIDYDFPEIELVEG, encoded by the coding sequence TTGGGGAAAATTATAAGTTTTGGGTTGTTAACATTTATATCATTGAATTTGGCAGCATGTGGATCGAATGAAGTGTCTAATGATTCATCAGCAACTGTTCCAGATACAGCCTGGAATGATATTAAAGAAAAAGGTACTTTAAACGTAGCCACATCTGGAACACTCTATCCAAGTTCTTTCCATCAAGCGGATACCGATGATTTAACTGGATATGAAGTAGAAGTTATTAGAGAAGTCGCAAATCGATTAGCATTAACTATCGAATTTACAGAAATGGGTGTAGACGGAATGTTAACTTCAGTTAACAGTGGTGCAATCGATGTTGCTGCAATGGGAATAGATCGTAATGGTGAAAATGCAGATAAATACAATTATACGACTCCCTATAAATATTCTTTTGGAGCAATGGTTGTACGTGAATCAGATAATTCTGATATTGAAAAATTGGAAGATTTGGCAGGAAAAAAGGCAGCCGGTGCAGCTACGACAAGTTATATGAAAGTTGCGAGACATTACGGAGCCGAAGAAGTAATCTATGATAATGCAACTAATGACCAATACCTTCAAGACGTAGCTAATGGTCGCACAGATGTAATACTGAATGATTTTTATTCACAAAAAATGGCTGTGGCTGCTTTACCGGAAATCCCAGTAAAAGTACACGATATTTTTTATAACCCTAGTGAAACAAATTTTGCCATTAAAAAAGGAAATGATATATTAACCGAGAAAATTGATACAGCCTTAGAAGAAATGAAAGCTGATGGGACTTTGACAGAATTATCTGGACAGTTCTACGATGGTGATGATGTATCTGAACAAATTGATTATGATTTCCCAGAAATTGAATTAGTAGAAGGCTAA
- a CDS encoding amino acid ABC transporter permease, translated as MSEIQWQYIFDPALAIDSFSYILKGLGYTLGISLFSMVFGTILGFLLAIMRMSDSKSLSIIARTYISFMRGTPILVFLFILYFGFPFIGIQFEAVNAAIIGFSLNSAAYSAEIIRAALHSVDHGQWEAAYALGLKWSFTMRKVIIPQAMRLAIPPLSNVMLDLIKGTSLAAMITVPEIFQQAKIVGGREFDYMTMYILVALIYWAICSVFTIFQRYLEKKTSLYIN; from the coding sequence ATGTCTGAAATTCAATGGCAATATATTTTTGATCCTGCGTTAGCTATTGACAGTTTTAGTTATATTTTAAAAGGGTTAGGGTATACTTTAGGAATTTCATTATTCAGTATGGTTTTTGGAACAATCTTGGGATTCTTATTAGCAATTATGCGCATGTCGGATAGTAAAAGCTTAAGTATTATTGCCCGTACATATATTTCATTTATGCGTGGGACGCCTATTTTAGTTTTTTTATTTATTTTGTATTTTGGTTTTCCATTTATTGGAATCCAATTTGAAGCTGTCAATGCAGCTATAATAGGTTTTAGTCTGAATTCTGCTGCATATAGTGCAGAAATCATCCGTGCAGCTTTACATTCTGTTGACCACGGACAATGGGAAGCTGCTTACGCACTTGGATTAAAATGGTCATTTACCATGCGGAAAGTAATTATACCTCAGGCAATGAGGCTTGCAATACCACCACTGAGTAACGTTATGCTAGATCTTATTAAGGGGACATCTTTGGCAGCCATGATTACGGTGCCGGAAATTTTCCAGCAGGCTAAGATTGTTGGAGGACGAGAATTTGATTACATGACAATGTACATTCTAGTGGCTTTAATCTATTGGGCTATTTGTAGTGTATTCACGATTTTTCAGCGTTATCTAGAAAAGAAAACATCCCTCTATATAAACTGA
- the brnQ gene encoding branched-chain amino acid transport system II carrier protein: MKKGLTLSSYLYIGSMLFGLFFGAGNLIFPVHMGQVAGANVNWATIGFLVTGIGLPFLGVIAIGLSKSNGLFDLASRIHPLYGYFMTVALYLTIGPFFALPRLSTVSYEIGLTPYINPAYQTIGLAIFSILFYGLALFLSLKPTKILVYVGKVLNPIFLVFLGILILTAFIRPMGGVAEVPITGNYIDQPFVSGFLEGYNTMDALASLAFGIVVVQTIKNLGVTKPSEIAKDTIKSGLISIILMGIIYTSLSYLGTMSVGQFPISENGGIALAQISQFYFGSLGSVLLAVIVTVACLKTAIGLITACAETFKEMFPNSISYKSYVVVFSVLTTAVANIGLANIITYSLPVLMFLYPLAITLILLALLSPFFKNRQVVYVSTTIFTLVVSIADLLNALPESIRGLNGVQGFLAFCSEYLPLFTIGMGWLLPASIGFAVGIVISLVTKPHPRVV, from the coding sequence ATGAAAAAAGGATTAACACTATCTTCCTATCTTTATATAGGATCAATGTTATTTGGGCTATTCTTTGGAGCAGGTAATTTAATATTTCCCGTTCACATGGGGCAAGTAGCAGGGGCTAATGTAAATTGGGCTACAATAGGTTTTTTAGTAACAGGTATCGGATTGCCATTTTTAGGGGTAATAGCGATTGGGCTTTCTAAAAGTAACGGGTTATTTGATTTAGCTAGTCGTATTCATCCATTATATGGTTATTTTATGACAGTCGCATTGTATTTAACGATTGGACCATTTTTTGCACTTCCAAGATTAAGCACCGTTTCGTATGAAATTGGATTGACACCTTATATCAATCCAGCTTATCAAACAATTGGGTTAGCCATTTTTTCTATCTTATTTTATGGATTAGCACTATTTCTTTCTTTAAAACCCACAAAGATTTTAGTCTATGTTGGGAAAGTATTAAACCCTATTTTCTTAGTCTTTTTAGGTATTTTAATTTTAACGGCGTTTATTCGTCCAATGGGAGGCGTCGCTGAAGTACCCATTACTGGAAACTACATCGATCAACCGTTTGTAAGTGGTTTTCTTGAAGGCTACAACACAATGGATGCATTGGCTTCTCTTGCTTTCGGGATCGTAGTTGTTCAAACCATTAAAAACCTTGGTGTAACAAAACCGAGTGAAATTGCAAAAGATACCATTAAGTCTGGCTTGATCAGCATCATTTTAATGGGTATCATCTATACTAGCCTATCTTATTTAGGAACAATGAGTGTTGGGCAATTTCCAATTTCAGAAAATGGTGGAATCGCTTTAGCACAAATCTCGCAATTCTATTTTGGATCATTAGGCAGTGTGTTGCTAGCGGTGATTGTAACCGTCGCATGTTTGAAAACGGCTATTGGTTTAATTACAGCTTGTGCAGAAACGTTTAAAGAAATGTTTCCTAACTCTATCAGCTATAAATCTTACGTAGTTGTTTTTAGTGTACTAACAACTGCAGTAGCTAATATTGGTTTAGCAAATATTATTACGTACTCATTACCGGTATTGATGTTCTTATATCCGTTAGCTATAACACTGATTTTATTAGCATTATTATCTCCCTTTTTCAAAAATCGTCAAGTAGTCTATGTTAGTACGACAATTTTTACATTAGTTGTGAGTATCGCAGATCTATTAAACGCTTTGCCTGAAAGCATTCGCGGTTTGAATGGTGTCCAAGGTTTCTTAGCTTTTTGTAGTGAGTATCTTCCTTTGTTTACAATTGGAATGGGATGGCTCTTGCCAGCTTCAATTGGATTTGCGGTTGGCATTGTGATCAGTCTAGTGACAAAACCACATCCACGTGTCGTGTAG
- a CDS encoding nucleoside 2-deoxyribosyltransferase, whose product MLKKIYFASPLFSEMERFYNEKLVLSIRDAYPGIEVYVPQEQGEINDKNAYADSMAIAKYDTDALLESQLMVAVLDGATIDVGVATEIGVAYQAGIPIIGLYSDSRQQGAENKQKLAALQEIAESQFSYINLYTVGLIKMNGAIYNTSENFITAINGYL is encoded by the coding sequence ATGTTAAAGAAAATCTATTTTGCTAGTCCACTTTTTTCAGAAATGGAAAGATTCTATAATGAAAAACTTGTGTTGAGTATTCGCGATGCTTATCCTGGAATCGAAGTGTATGTTCCCCAAGAACAAGGAGAAATAAACGATAAAAACGCTTATGCAGACTCCATGGCTATTGCTAAATATGACACGGATGCCTTGTTAGAAAGCCAGTTGATGGTTGCTGTTTTAGATGGAGCTACTATTGATGTTGGAGTAGCTACCGAGATTGGTGTTGCGTATCAAGCTGGCATTCCTATTATTGGACTATACTCAGATTCACGTCAACAAGGTGCTGAAAACAAACAAAAATTAGCTGCTTTACAGGAAATTGCAGAATCGCAATTTTCTTATATCAATCTTTACACCGTTGGTCTGATAAAAATGAATGGTGCCATTTATAACACTTCGGAGAATTTTATTACAGCTATCAACGGTTATTTGTAA
- a CDS encoding 3D domain-containing protein: MSIKKLVSSLMLALVLVNVIPVTSFAATLNEIESQQNTKEKEMAEIDSEINRALTRVNKKNSELERLTTQIDILKETVQVTSETVNEQEEVVKERLDQAKERILSMQTTEVNQNVVESLFKSESVSDLFNRAYVLATLQSAGNDQLDLAEEEQEELDILKSELEADLALLESQTVEAKEQKVEMDAQIASLQKTMDENQEILNELDEKRTAEETRIAEEEAEEAAKVAKATEKERKATVAALETKIEEDAATVKATTTTALNDEVKNIEQEVTVKAETVEATKSVESTEVASKGKSFVVSATGYSTKQAGLSTYTATGINLISNPMVIAVDPRVIPLGSTVEIPGYGTFIAGDTGGAIKGNRIDIHFSTVQQAINFGRKTMTINILN; the protein is encoded by the coding sequence GTGAGTATAAAAAAACTAGTTTCCAGCCTTATGTTGGCTTTAGTATTAGTTAACGTCATTCCTGTAACAAGTTTTGCAGCGACATTAAATGAGATTGAATCGCAACAAAATACAAAAGAAAAAGAAATGGCAGAAATTGATAGTGAAATTAATAGAGCACTAACAAGGGTAAACAAAAAAAATAGTGAGCTAGAAAGATTAACAACACAAATTGACATTTTAAAGGAAACGGTTCAAGTAACCAGTGAAACGGTCAATGAGCAAGAAGAAGTTGTCAAAGAACGATTGGATCAAGCTAAAGAGCGGATCTTATCAATGCAGACTACTGAAGTAAACCAAAACGTGGTAGAATCATTATTTAAATCTGAAAGTGTTTCAGATTTATTTAATCGTGCTTATGTTCTCGCTACATTGCAATCAGCTGGAAATGATCAATTGGATCTTGCTGAAGAAGAACAAGAAGAATTAGACATATTAAAAAGTGAACTTGAAGCTGATTTAGCTTTATTAGAAAGTCAAACAGTAGAAGCTAAAGAGCAAAAAGTTGAAATGGATGCACAAATAGCAAGTCTTCAAAAAACGATGGATGAAAATCAAGAAATTTTAAATGAATTAGATGAAAAACGTACCGCTGAAGAAACAAGAATTGCTGAAGAAGAAGCTGAAGAAGCCGCAAAAGTGGCAAAAGCGACTGAAAAAGAAAGAAAAGCAACGGTCGCAGCACTTGAAACAAAGATTGAAGAAGACGCTGCAACCGTAAAAGCAACAACAACTACGGCTTTAAATGATGAAGTGAAAAATATAGAACAAGAAGTAACGGTCAAAGCTGAAACAGTTGAAGCAACTAAATCAGTTGAAAGTACTGAAGTAGCTTCAAAAGGAAAATCATTTGTTGTATCTGCAACAGGATATTCAACCAAACAAGCTGGTTTAAGTACTTATACAGCAACGGGAATCAATCTAATAAGTAACCCAATGGTCATTGCAGTAGATCCACGTGTTATTCCTTTAGGTTCCACAGTTGAAATACCAGGATATGGAACGTTCATAGCCGGTGATACTGGTGGAGCGATTAAAGGTAATAGAATCGATATTCACTTTTCTACAGTTCAACAAGCCATTAATTTTGGTAGAAAAACAATGACAATCAATATTTTAAATTAA
- the uvrC gene encoding excinuclease ABC subunit UvrC, with protein MVSMNINNKLTLLPDFPGCYLMKNEENEIIYIGKAKNLKKRVRSYFRGTHEGKTQLLVDEIVDFETIITSTDKECLLLEITLIKKHMPKYNIKLKQGTSYPYLKITNEKDPQLVITSEVKRDGGYYFGPYPNVYAASETQQFIQKVYPLRKCNGYQKRACLYYHLGQCIGPCDHEIPKEEYDAQIEKIRQFLNGDVKEIKKVLKSKMMEAADNMAFEKAAEYRNQIQYIETTVERQNIITNDFTTRDVFSYYMNKGWISIQVFFIRHATLIKREATIVPCYDTPQEELASYIVQFYQEENHLPPKEILVPSGVDTKILSEVLEIPVKVPLQGRKKDMLDLATKNSEISLNEKFQLIEMDDRKTIGAIKELSEALHLPLVSRIEAFDHSNIQGTNPVSAMVSFLDGRPDKSNYRKYKIKNVSGSNELATTEEVIRRRYERLLKEGKPLPDLILMDGGKIQVNGAINILENELGLSIPVAGMVKDDKHRTSSLIFGEDLQKVTLKPTSQAFYLVQRIQDEVHRFAITFHRQLRGKNSLSSQLDRIEGVGPKTRTKVLRHFKSMKKVKEASIEEINGLGIPLKTAEKIKKSLE; from the coding sequence ATGGTTAGTATGAATATTAATAATAAACTGACGTTGCTTCCTGATTTTCCGGGATGCTACTTAATGAAAAACGAAGAAAATGAAATCATATATATTGGAAAAGCTAAAAATTTAAAGAAGAGGGTCCGTTCTTATTTTAGAGGAACACATGAAGGAAAAACGCAATTGCTCGTTGATGAAATCGTAGACTTTGAAACGATCATCACCTCAACCGATAAAGAGTGTTTATTGCTCGAAATTACATTGATCAAAAAACATATGCCGAAATACAATATTAAATTAAAACAAGGAACCAGTTACCCATATTTAAAAATTACAAATGAGAAGGACCCGCAACTTGTTATTACATCTGAAGTGAAAAGAGATGGCGGATACTATTTTGGACCTTATCCTAATGTTTACGCAGCGAGTGAAACCCAACAGTTTATTCAAAAAGTATACCCACTAAGAAAATGCAATGGCTATCAAAAAAGAGCTTGTTTGTATTATCATCTAGGCCAGTGCATTGGCCCTTGCGACCATGAGATACCTAAAGAAGAATACGATGCTCAAATCGAAAAAATCAGACAGTTTTTAAATGGCGATGTAAAAGAAATTAAAAAAGTACTAAAAAGCAAAATGATGGAAGCGGCTGATAATATGGCTTTTGAAAAAGCCGCAGAATACCGTAACCAGATTCAATATATTGAAACAACAGTCGAAAGACAAAATATTATCACCAATGATTTTACGACAAGAGATGTCTTCAGTTATTATATGAACAAAGGGTGGATCTCAATCCAAGTGTTCTTTATTCGTCATGCGACATTGATCAAGCGTGAAGCAACTATTGTTCCATGTTACGATACCCCTCAAGAAGAATTAGCTTCATATATTGTTCAATTTTATCAAGAAGAGAATCATTTGCCACCTAAGGAAATATTAGTTCCAAGTGGTGTAGATACCAAAATATTATCAGAAGTGCTAGAAATACCAGTGAAAGTTCCACTTCAAGGTCGTAAAAAGGATATGTTGGATCTTGCAACAAAAAATAGCGAAATTTCGTTAAATGAAAAATTCCAACTCATTGAAATGGATGACCGTAAAACAATTGGAGCCATAAAAGAGCTATCAGAGGCCTTGCACTTGCCTCTAGTTAGTCGCATCGAAGCCTTTGATCACTCGAATATTCAAGGAACAAATCCAGTCTCAGCGATGGTATCTTTTCTAGATGGACGTCCTGATAAAAGTAATTACCGGAAATATAAAATAAAAAACGTTTCTGGAAGCAACGAATTGGCAACAACGGAAGAAGTTATTCGAAGACGATACGAACGACTTTTGAAAGAAGGCAAACCTCTGCCAGATTTAATTTTAATGGATGGTGGAAAAATTCAAGTTAATGGAGCCATCAATATTCTTGAAAATGAGCTAGGGTTATCCATCCCGGTAGCAGGTATGGTGAAGGATGATAAACATCGAACTTCTTCGCTTATTTTTGGAGAAGACTTGCAAAAAGTAACGCTTAAACCTACCAGCCAAGCTTTCTATCTTGTTCAACGTATTCAAGATGAAGTCCATCGCTTTGCGATTACCTTTCACCGCCAGTTACGTGGGAAGAATAGCTTATCCTCTCAATTAGATCGCATTGAAGGGGTTGGGCCAAAGACACGTACAAAAGTATTACGGCATTTTAAATCAATGAAAAAAGTTAAGGAAGCAAGTATTGAAGAAATAAACGGGTTAGGGATACCTCTGAAAACAGCTGAAAAAATAAAAAAATCCCTCGAATAA
- a CDS encoding iron-sulfur cluster biosynthesis family protein, whose translation MFLTITESAQQKINRVSSSHKGQLVFYYESRMGCTCGNNGIFLLKITEQNDPELDSTLPTSLGDLPVQGWSLSFLDEQIKLDFNKSKNALILSSDSGLINDNVLILNDDNQSIY comes from the coding sequence GTGTTTTTAACCATAACTGAAAGTGCTCAACAAAAAATTAACCGTGTGAGCTCTTCCCATAAAGGTCAACTCGTTTTCTATTATGAATCTAGAATGGGCTGTACTTGTGGAAATAATGGAATCTTTTTATTAAAAATTACAGAGCAAAATGATCCTGAACTCGATTCAACTCTACCGACATCATTAGGCGACTTGCCCGTTCAAGGTTGGAGCCTATCTTTTTTAGATGAACAGATAAAACTAGACTTTAATAAATCAAAAAATGCTCTGATTTTAAGCAGTGACAGTGGTCTTATTAACGATAATGTCTTAATTCTTAACGATGACAATCAGTCTATTTATTAA
- a CDS encoding Rrf2 family transcriptional regulator, which yields MKLTKGLEQAICILAMLSTQDNLIPLTSHVLNNRLKGTSHSYIRKIIRKLVVSGLATSIPGSNGGFTLAKRPEKINLLEIVEALEGKIVTYPNSGMINQVFSDISKTAINGEKILTRTFEAADRQYTAFLKQQTLDQLIQSTLGNNGLPVMDWNKK from the coding sequence ATGAAGTTAACTAAAGGTCTGGAACAAGCAATCTGTATCTTAGCTATGCTTTCTACACAAGATAACCTGATCCCGCTGACTTCGCATGTATTGAATAATCGGTTAAAAGGAACTTCTCATTCTTATATTCGAAAAATCATCCGAAAACTAGTAGTTAGTGGATTGGCAACCTCAATTCCAGGAAGTAATGGCGGTTTTACATTAGCAAAAAGACCTGAAAAAATTAATTTATTAGAAATCGTTGAAGCACTTGAAGGGAAAATCGTTACTTATCCAAATTCTGGGATGATCAACCAAGTTTTTTCAGATATCAGTAAAACAGCTATCAATGGTGAAAAAATTTTAACAAGAACCTTTGAAGCAGCAGATAGACAATACACAGCATTCCTCAAGCAGCAAACTTTAGATCAGCTAATCCAGTCTACACTAGGAAATAATGGATTACCGGTCATGGATTGGAATAAGAAATAA